Proteins found in one Miscanthus floridulus cultivar M001 chromosome 4, ASM1932011v1, whole genome shotgun sequence genomic segment:
- the LOC136550540 gene encoding DDT domain-containing protein PTM-like isoform X2 — protein MEALVGRAVRKAFPGYGTFAGVVESYDPGAGYFRVLYEDGDSEEVDADGMAEILVGPAMPSALQQLQHTPPWDAAGRRPKKRRRGDGDGDEDDTSPTPTTNPSPDGVVLAVPAPASEDTEPATPAEEAAAEKKRRISPGPESSRPLRRSARQAKVAERAAEMEAAVAVAAAAEAEEEAAAAAVAAASTPQQSGRKRPRTTGSGRYRSVSRDLEEAAVKELPPKPELPPSSQCLDLGGLPVLDVFQVYSCLRSFSRQLFLSPFSLETFVAALRSTNVNPLIDWVHFALLRALKSHLEDFANEGDPSAVHCIRNLNWELLDLATWPIYLAEYLLTRGTELRYGMKLTDLSLLSTGYYRQPAGVKLELLRPLSDDVLEIGAIRSRLSESDGNDEGFRGTAVRRKKRGSSAKVAVDSSQFPEGSAEMDDGNSDECYLCGMDGNLLCCDGCPAAFHSKCVGVVEDLLPEGDWYCPECLIQKNDGSRNIANPMRGAEILGTDPHGRLYFFTCGYLLVADSCDGTSPCYYYGQIDLHPLVAVLNACHPLYSSMVNTISSFCGTAIKSSNLSSRYQSSRECSTSDTETDSKHLSLLKEPSEHDQFKVEQGNSFEHLDSGKACTSNSDDLDQDLSQDSIKLRSSLMSRSGNAAEENQKDSPPKEKPRDWQVHSDPARYINYYSFGQIAANAAEELKHKLSENKDGKKPVQDVLSFHLRTICKKYANIFALTDQKLSAELLKEKCGWCNSCQISGGVDCIFRVTDIKYMEGPKPHTIDLRAENNMDSHIILAMHNILSIEERLNGLLSGPWQNPQYSICWRKAVLKASDVSSLKQPLLTLESSLRRVAITAEWQKPADSVEVVGSAAHILVRSSNKSLSHGSARKPGRKPSPNGELKVDSRDVGVYWWRGGKLSREVFHWKRLPQSLVNKAARQAGRRKIPTILYTDGSQFARRFKYIAWRAAVEMAENAAQLILQIKELEWNIKWTEILSTLPSSLMTKETQKIARLFKKVIIRRKRIEGTNVEYLLDFGKRENIPPVISKHGTKLEEPSSERNRYWLSEGHVPLNLLKAYEAKTFARLLKKKETDELPKKTKKMRVPKPEMPRKTGFDYLFEKAEKRSTMFCGHCHKEVIASEAVNCQYCAAIFHRKHFKVPRGARNAVYVCNKCLDEMVLKVESPQKKAAPKKPSPKKKQKKQNKQKKQKKQSRKIETRRNQIVLKYKKKIGKKGKRGRPRKNPPDLSKNESSKILESEPSNVSKNEPVKRISKRLYDKYMKGNTNVSENAASSRKRKRTASQYSYWLNGLRWTQNPHDERAISFRKERVVFPSEDAEISEVSPVCCLCEKCYCEDDIYIACEKCEDWFHGDIFSVTIENVNNLIGFKCHRCRLRSLPVCPYAETVTILKGQSDKDHGIKFVDHSVDKFVEDEDPNCPKDLGALGILQELHDHDIERRLNGHITEIEFSYNNCLEELNDHGSLKEFDAHSTEKDPEDDKSLKKVDTNNELKELDDPGSEKEPGDHYCPKDLNSHINLKDLDNSRTDKEIKNDNCLNELDGDNNWKQFDAHSTEKDPDDDKSLKKVDTHNELKELDDPGCEKEPGDHFCPKDLNSDTNLKDLDNCRTDKEIKNNNCLNELDGNNNWKALDSHNSQEELGTTNSKFSPKEIQCPMELDGFSSLKVVDHNVLEELDNHNCLKESVNKNSSKELDNNESPKDSGDFLAEHFNNIRISGKEALVITPETDSVNESLGLQSKDDSGKTVPTGHEIDLQVVVTL, from the exons ATGGAGGCGCTGGTGGGGCGGGCCGTGCGGAAGGCGTTCCCGGGGTACGGCACCTTCGCGGGCGTCGTGGAGTCGTACGACCCCGGCGCGGGATACTTCCGCGTGCTCTACGAGGACGGAGACTCCGAGGAGGTCGACGCCGACGGGATGGCCGAGATTCTCGTCGGTCCCGCGATGCCGAGCGCTCTGCAGCAGCTGCAACACACCCCGCCGTGGGACGCCGCCGGGAGGCGCCCCAAGAAGCGCCGCCGcggggacggcgacggcgacgaggaCGACACATCCCCGACCCCGACCACGAACCCGAGCCCCGACGGCGTCGTGCTGGCCGTCCCCGCCCCCGCGAGTGAGGATACCGAGCCCGCGACGCCCGCCGAGGAGGCCGCGGCGGAGAAGAAGCGGAGGATCAGCCCCGGGCCTGAGTCGTCCAGGCCGCTGCGGCGGAGCGCGCGGCAGGCGAAGGTGGCCGAGCGCGCCGCCGAGATGGAGGCGGCGGTGGCCGTGGCGGCTGCCgcggaggccgaggaggaggctgcTGCGGCGGCTGTGGCTGCGGCTTCGACGCCGCAGCAGTCTGGGAGGAAGCGGCCCCGCACGACCGGGAGTGGACGGTACCGCTCCGTGTCCAGGGATTTGGAGGAGGCTGCGGTGAAGGAACTGCCGCCCAAGCCGGAGCTGCCACCCTCGTCGCAGTGTCTGGATTTGGGCGGCCTCCCTGTTCTCGATGTCTTTCAAGTCTACTCCTGCTTAAGGTCATTCAGCAGGCAGTTGTTCCTGAGCCCGTTTTCACTGGAGACATTTGTGGCTGCACTGCGGTCCACCAATGTCAACCCGTTGATTGACTGGGTGCATTTCGCTCTGCTGCGGGCTCTCAAGAGCCACCTGGAGGACTTCGCTAATGAAGGAGACCCGTCGGCAGTACACTGCATTAG GAATCTTAACTGGGAGCTGTTAGACCTAGCAACTTGGCCAATCTATCTTGCTGAATACTTGCTAACCAGGGGCACAGAATTGAGGTATGGTATGAAGCTTACAGATTTAAGTCTGCTGAGTACAGGGTACTATAGGCAGCCTGCAGGGGTAAAACTTGAGCTACTGCGACCACTCTCTGATGATGTTCTGGAGATTGGGGCTATACGGTCAAGGTTGTCAGAGTCAGATGGAAACGATGAGGGCTTCCGAGGCACTGCTGTAAGAAGAAAAAAGAGGGGCTCTTCTGCTAAGGTTGCAGTGGATTCTTCTCAATTTCCAGAAGGATCTGCTGAAATGGATGATGGAAACAGTGATGAATGTTACCTTTGTGGGATGGATGGCAATTTGTTATGCTGTGATGGCTGTCCAGCTGCATTTCATTCGAAATGTGTCGGGGTGGTGGAGGATCTTTTGCCTGAAGGTGATTGGTATTGTCCCGAGTGCTTAATACAGAAGAATGATGGATCTAGAAATATTGCAAATCCTATGAGAGGAGCAGAGATTCTAGGAACTGATCCACACGGCCGACTATACTTTTTCACTTGCGGCTATCTTTTGGT GGCTGACTCATGTGATGGGACCTCTCCATGTTATTATTATGGTCAGATCGATCTTCATCCCCTTGTTGCAGTTTTGAACGCATGTCATCCTTTATACAGCTCAATGGTTAACACAATTTCTTCATTTTGTGGTACTGCAATCAAGTCATCCAATCTTAGCAGTCGTTACCAGAGTAGCAGGGAATGTAGTACATCTGATACTGAGACAGACTCAAAACATTTATCACTATTGAAGGAGCCTAGTGAGCATGATCAGTTTAAGGTAGAACAAGGAAACTCCTTTGAACACTTGGATTCTGGAAAAGCTTGCACCTCAAATTCTGATGATTTGGATCAAGATTTGTCACAGGATAGCATTAAACTAAGATCTTCACTTATGTCTCGAAGTGGAAATGCTGCTGAAG AGAATCAGAAAGATTCACCACCTAAGGAAAAACCAAGAGATTGGCAGGTCCATTCTGATCCTGCTAGGTACATAAACTATTACAGTTTCGGTCAAATAGCAGCTAACGCTGCCGAAGAGCTAAAACACAAGCTGTCTGAAAACAAGGACGGGAAGAAACCTGTTCAGGATGTACTCTCGTTCCATCTGAGAACAATATGTAAAAAGTATGCTAACATTTTTGCACTAACTGATCAAAAGCTTTCTGCTGAACTGCTTAAAGAAAAATGTGGATGGTGCAATTCCTGCCAAATTAGTGGCGGCGTCGATTGCATTTTCAGAGTAACTGATATTAAGTACATGGAAGGCCCTAAGCCACATACAATTGATCTCAGAGCAGAAAATAATATGGATAGCCATATCATCCTTGCTATGCATAACATTTTGTCAATTGAAGAAAGGCTGAATGGTTTGCTGAGTGGCCCTTGGCAAAATCCACAGTATAGCATTTGTTGGCGCAAGGCGGTCCTCAAGGCTTCAGATGTGTCATCACTTAAGCAGCCTCTTCTAACG TTAGAGTCTAGTCTGCGACGTGTTGCCATTACTGCAGAATGGCAGAAACCGGCAGACTCTGTTGAAGTTGTTGGTTCGGCAGCTCATATCTTGGTCCGCTCGTCTAATAAATCTCTAAGTCATGGAAGCGCTAGAAAGCCAGGGAGAAAGCCGTCTCCTAATGGTGAACTTAAAGTTGACTCTCGTGATGTTGGTGTTTATTGGTGGAGGGGTGGAAAATTATCTCGTGAAGTGTTTCATTGGAAGAGATTGCCTCAGTCATTGGTCAACAAAGCTGCTCGGCAAG CTGGACGTAGGAAAATTCCCACGATTTTATACACCGATGGTTCACAATTTGCGCGGAGGTTCAAATACATAGCCTGGCGAGCTGCTGTGGAAATGGCAGAAAATGCGGCCCAGCTCATTTTGCAG ATTAAAGAACTTGAATGGAATATCAAGTGGACTGAGATACTGAGCACTCTCCCTTCTAGCCTCATGACCAAAGAAACACAGAAAATAGCTAGGCTTTTTAAGAAAGTTATAATTCGCAGGAAACGCATTGAAGGAACAAATGTTGAATATCTGCTTGATTTTGGAAAGAGGGAGAACATTCCTCCTGTTATTTCTAAACATGGAACAAAACTTGAGGAACCCTCCAGCGAGAGGAACAGGTACTGGTTAAGTGAAGGCCATGTCCCTCTGAATCTGTTGAAGGCTTATGAGGCTAAAACATTTGCTCGTTTACTGAAAAAGAAAGAAACTGATGAACTACCTAAGAAGACTAAGAAAATGCGTGTCCCGAAACCCGAAATGCCAAGAAAGACAGGCTTTGATTACCTCTTTGAAAAAGCAGAAAAAAGATCCACCATGTTTTGTGGTCATTGCCACAAAGAAGTGATTGCAAG TGAAGCTGTTAACTGCCAGTATTGTGCAG CTATTTTCCATAGAAAACATTTCAAGGTCCCTAGAGGTGCTAGAAATGCTGTTTATGTTTGCAATAAGTGCTTAGATGAGATGGTCTTAAAGGTGGAGTCTCCTCAGAAAAAGGCTGCACCAAAGAAGCCATCTCCCAAAAAGAAGCAGAAGAAACAAAATAAGCAGAAGAAACAAAAGAAGCAATCACGCAAGATTGAGACCAGGAGGAATCAGATAGTTCTGAAATACAAAAAGAAAATTGGCAAAAAGGGTAAGCGTGGCCGGCCCAGGAAGAACCCACCAGATCTGTCAAAGAATGAATCATCAAAGATTCTTGAAAGTGAACCATCAAATGTTTCCAAAAATGAACCAGTGAAACGTATATCAAAACGATTGTATGATAAATACATGAAAGGTAACACAAATGTATCCGAGAATGCAGCTAGCTCTCGCAAGAGGAAGAGGACTGCTTCGCAGTATTCATACTGGTTGAATGGCCTCCGATGGACACAAAATCCACATGATGAACGGGCAATAAGTTTTAGGAAAGAAAGAGTAGTTTTTCCATCAGAAGATGCTGAAATTTCTGAAGTCAGCCCAGTATGCTGCTTGTGTGAGAAATGCTATTGTGAAGATGATATTTATATTGCCTGCGAAAAATGTGAAG ACTGGTTTCATGGGGATATATTTTCTGTTACTATTGAGAACGTGAACAATCTCATTGGTTTCAAGTGCCATAGATGCCGCCTGAGAAGTCTACCTGTCTGCCCATATGCAGAGACTGTAACAATTCTCAAAGGTCAGTCAGATAAGGATCATGGCATCAAGTTTGTAGATCACAGTGTTGACAAGTTCGTGGAGGATGAGGATCCCAATTGTCCAAAAGATCTTGGTGCTCTGGGTATTCTGCAAGAGCTTCATGATCATGACATCGAGCGAAGGCTCAATGGTCATATTACTGAGATAGAATTCAGTTACAATAACTGTCTAGAGGAGTTGAATGATCATGGCAGTTTGAAAGAGTTTGATGCTCATAGCACTGAGAAAGATCCGGAGGATGATAAAAGTTTGAAAAAGGTAGACACCAATAATGAGTTGAAGGAGCTTGATGATCCTGGTTCCGAGAAAGAACCTGGTGATCATTATTGTCCAAAAGATCTCAACAGTCACATCAATCTGAAAGACCTTGACAACAGTAGGACTGACAAAGAGATTAAGAATGATAATTGTCTGAATGAACTAGATGGAGACAACAATTGGAAACAGTTTGATGCTCATAGCACTGAGAAAGATCCGGATGATGATAAAAGTTTGAAAAAGGTAGACACCCATAATGAGTTGAAGGAGCTTGACGATCCTGGCTGTGAGAAAGAACCTGGTGACCATTTTTGTCCAAAAGATCTCAACAGTGACACCAATCTGAAAGATCTTGACAACTGCAGGACTGACAAAGAGATTAAGAATAATAATTGTCTGAATGAACTAGATGGAAACAACAATTGGAAAGCACTCGACAGCCATAACAGTCAAGAGGAGCTTGGCACTACAAATAGCAAGTTTTCTCCTAAAGAAATACAATGTCCTATGGAACTCGATGGTTTTAGTAGCCTGAAGGTTGTTGATCATAACGTTTTGGAAGAGCTTGATAATCATAACTGTCTAAAAGAGAGTGTTAATAAAAATAGTTCTAAAGAGCTAGACAATAATGAAAGTCCAAAAGATTCAGGTGACTTTCTAGCAGAACACTTCAACAACATTAGGATATCTGGCAAAGAGGCACTGGTCATTACACCTGAAACTGATTCAGTAAATGAATCTCTTGGTTTGCAATCCAAGGATGATTCTGGGAAGACTGTTCCTACTGGGCATGAGATTGACCTTCAGGTGGTGGTGACTTTATAA
- the LOC136550540 gene encoding DDT domain-containing protein PTM-like isoform X1, whose translation MEALVGRAVRKAFPGYGTFAGVVESYDPGAGYFRVLYEDGDSEEVDADGMAEILVGPAMPSALQQLQHTPPWDAAGRRPKKRRRGDGDGDEDDTSPTPTTNPSPDGVVLAVPAPASEDTEPATPAEEAAAEKKRRISPGPESSRPLRRSARQAKVAERAAEMEAAVAVAAAAEAEEEAAAAAVAAASTPQQSGRKRPRTTGSGRYRSVSRDLEEAAVKELPPKPELPPSSQCLDLGGLPVLDVFQVYSCLRSFSRQLFLSPFSLETFVAALRSTNVNPLIDWVHFALLRALKSHLEDFANEGDPSAVHCIRNLNWELLDLATWPIYLAEYLLTRGTELRYGMKLTDLSLLSTGYYRQPAGVKLELLRPLSDDVLEIGAIRSRLSESDGNDEGFRGTAVRRKKRGSSAKVAVDSSQFPEGSAEMDDGNSDECYLCGMDGNLLCCDGCPAAFHSKCVGVVEDLLPEGDWYCPECLIQKNDGSRNIANPMRGAEILGTDPHGRLYFFTCGYLLVADSCDGTSPCYYYGQIDLHPLVAVLNACHPLYSSMVNTISSFCGTAIKSSNLSSRYQSSRECSTSDTETDSKHLSLLKEPSEHDQFKVEQGNSFEHLDSGKACTSNSDDLDQDLSQDSIKLRSSLMSRSGNAAEGDSNQIPQNRSSSDKNDNCNSQKDIVYSRANGSLAENQKDSPPKEKPRDWQVHSDPARYINYYSFGQIAANAAEELKHKLSENKDGKKPVQDVLSFHLRTICKKYANIFALTDQKLSAELLKEKCGWCNSCQISGGVDCIFRVTDIKYMEGPKPHTIDLRAENNMDSHIILAMHNILSIEERLNGLLSGPWQNPQYSICWRKAVLKASDVSSLKQPLLTLESSLRRVAITAEWQKPADSVEVVGSAAHILVRSSNKSLSHGSARKPGRKPSPNGELKVDSRDVGVYWWRGGKLSREVFHWKRLPQSLVNKAARQAGRRKIPTILYTDGSQFARRFKYIAWRAAVEMAENAAQLILQIKELEWNIKWTEILSTLPSSLMTKETQKIARLFKKVIIRRKRIEGTNVEYLLDFGKRENIPPVISKHGTKLEEPSSERNRYWLSEGHVPLNLLKAYEAKTFARLLKKKETDELPKKTKKMRVPKPEMPRKTGFDYLFEKAEKRSTMFCGHCHKEVIASEAVNCQYCAAIFHRKHFKVPRGARNAVYVCNKCLDEMVLKVESPQKKAAPKKPSPKKKQKKQNKQKKQKKQSRKIETRRNQIVLKYKKKIGKKGKRGRPRKNPPDLSKNESSKILESEPSNVSKNEPVKRISKRLYDKYMKGNTNVSENAASSRKRKRTASQYSYWLNGLRWTQNPHDERAISFRKERVVFPSEDAEISEVSPVCCLCEKCYCEDDIYIACEKCEDWFHGDIFSVTIENVNNLIGFKCHRCRLRSLPVCPYAETVTILKGQSDKDHGIKFVDHSVDKFVEDEDPNCPKDLGALGILQELHDHDIERRLNGHITEIEFSYNNCLEELNDHGSLKEFDAHSTEKDPEDDKSLKKVDTNNELKELDDPGSEKEPGDHYCPKDLNSHINLKDLDNSRTDKEIKNDNCLNELDGDNNWKQFDAHSTEKDPDDDKSLKKVDTHNELKELDDPGCEKEPGDHFCPKDLNSDTNLKDLDNCRTDKEIKNNNCLNELDGNNNWKALDSHNSQEELGTTNSKFSPKEIQCPMELDGFSSLKVVDHNVLEELDNHNCLKESVNKNSSKELDNNESPKDSGDFLAEHFNNIRISGKEALVITPETDSVNESLGLQSKDDSGKTVPTGHEIDLQVVVTL comes from the exons ATGGAGGCGCTGGTGGGGCGGGCCGTGCGGAAGGCGTTCCCGGGGTACGGCACCTTCGCGGGCGTCGTGGAGTCGTACGACCCCGGCGCGGGATACTTCCGCGTGCTCTACGAGGACGGAGACTCCGAGGAGGTCGACGCCGACGGGATGGCCGAGATTCTCGTCGGTCCCGCGATGCCGAGCGCTCTGCAGCAGCTGCAACACACCCCGCCGTGGGACGCCGCCGGGAGGCGCCCCAAGAAGCGCCGCCGcggggacggcgacggcgacgaggaCGACACATCCCCGACCCCGACCACGAACCCGAGCCCCGACGGCGTCGTGCTGGCCGTCCCCGCCCCCGCGAGTGAGGATACCGAGCCCGCGACGCCCGCCGAGGAGGCCGCGGCGGAGAAGAAGCGGAGGATCAGCCCCGGGCCTGAGTCGTCCAGGCCGCTGCGGCGGAGCGCGCGGCAGGCGAAGGTGGCCGAGCGCGCCGCCGAGATGGAGGCGGCGGTGGCCGTGGCGGCTGCCgcggaggccgaggaggaggctgcTGCGGCGGCTGTGGCTGCGGCTTCGACGCCGCAGCAGTCTGGGAGGAAGCGGCCCCGCACGACCGGGAGTGGACGGTACCGCTCCGTGTCCAGGGATTTGGAGGAGGCTGCGGTGAAGGAACTGCCGCCCAAGCCGGAGCTGCCACCCTCGTCGCAGTGTCTGGATTTGGGCGGCCTCCCTGTTCTCGATGTCTTTCAAGTCTACTCCTGCTTAAGGTCATTCAGCAGGCAGTTGTTCCTGAGCCCGTTTTCACTGGAGACATTTGTGGCTGCACTGCGGTCCACCAATGTCAACCCGTTGATTGACTGGGTGCATTTCGCTCTGCTGCGGGCTCTCAAGAGCCACCTGGAGGACTTCGCTAATGAAGGAGACCCGTCGGCAGTACACTGCATTAG GAATCTTAACTGGGAGCTGTTAGACCTAGCAACTTGGCCAATCTATCTTGCTGAATACTTGCTAACCAGGGGCACAGAATTGAGGTATGGTATGAAGCTTACAGATTTAAGTCTGCTGAGTACAGGGTACTATAGGCAGCCTGCAGGGGTAAAACTTGAGCTACTGCGACCACTCTCTGATGATGTTCTGGAGATTGGGGCTATACGGTCAAGGTTGTCAGAGTCAGATGGAAACGATGAGGGCTTCCGAGGCACTGCTGTAAGAAGAAAAAAGAGGGGCTCTTCTGCTAAGGTTGCAGTGGATTCTTCTCAATTTCCAGAAGGATCTGCTGAAATGGATGATGGAAACAGTGATGAATGTTACCTTTGTGGGATGGATGGCAATTTGTTATGCTGTGATGGCTGTCCAGCTGCATTTCATTCGAAATGTGTCGGGGTGGTGGAGGATCTTTTGCCTGAAGGTGATTGGTATTGTCCCGAGTGCTTAATACAGAAGAATGATGGATCTAGAAATATTGCAAATCCTATGAGAGGAGCAGAGATTCTAGGAACTGATCCACACGGCCGACTATACTTTTTCACTTGCGGCTATCTTTTGGT GGCTGACTCATGTGATGGGACCTCTCCATGTTATTATTATGGTCAGATCGATCTTCATCCCCTTGTTGCAGTTTTGAACGCATGTCATCCTTTATACAGCTCAATGGTTAACACAATTTCTTCATTTTGTGGTACTGCAATCAAGTCATCCAATCTTAGCAGTCGTTACCAGAGTAGCAGGGAATGTAGTACATCTGATACTGAGACAGACTCAAAACATTTATCACTATTGAAGGAGCCTAGTGAGCATGATCAGTTTAAGGTAGAACAAGGAAACTCCTTTGAACACTTGGATTCTGGAAAAGCTTGCACCTCAAATTCTGATGATTTGGATCAAGATTTGTCACAGGATAGCATTAAACTAAGATCTTCACTTATGTCTCGAAGTGGAAATGCTGCTGAAGGTGATTCGAATCAAATACCTCAAAATAGATCCTCTAGTGATAAGAATGATAACTGCAATTCCCAAAAAGATATTGTTTATTCACGTGCTAATGGTTCGCTTGCAGAGAATCAGAAAGATTCACCACCTAAGGAAAAACCAAGAGATTGGCAGGTCCATTCTGATCCTGCTAGGTACATAAACTATTACAGTTTCGGTCAAATAGCAGCTAACGCTGCCGAAGAGCTAAAACACAAGCTGTCTGAAAACAAGGACGGGAAGAAACCTGTTCAGGATGTACTCTCGTTCCATCTGAGAACAATATGTAAAAAGTATGCTAACATTTTTGCACTAACTGATCAAAAGCTTTCTGCTGAACTGCTTAAAGAAAAATGTGGATGGTGCAATTCCTGCCAAATTAGTGGCGGCGTCGATTGCATTTTCAGAGTAACTGATATTAAGTACATGGAAGGCCCTAAGCCACATACAATTGATCTCAGAGCAGAAAATAATATGGATAGCCATATCATCCTTGCTATGCATAACATTTTGTCAATTGAAGAAAGGCTGAATGGTTTGCTGAGTGGCCCTTGGCAAAATCCACAGTATAGCATTTGTTGGCGCAAGGCGGTCCTCAAGGCTTCAGATGTGTCATCACTTAAGCAGCCTCTTCTAACG TTAGAGTCTAGTCTGCGACGTGTTGCCATTACTGCAGAATGGCAGAAACCGGCAGACTCTGTTGAAGTTGTTGGTTCGGCAGCTCATATCTTGGTCCGCTCGTCTAATAAATCTCTAAGTCATGGAAGCGCTAGAAAGCCAGGGAGAAAGCCGTCTCCTAATGGTGAACTTAAAGTTGACTCTCGTGATGTTGGTGTTTATTGGTGGAGGGGTGGAAAATTATCTCGTGAAGTGTTTCATTGGAAGAGATTGCCTCAGTCATTGGTCAACAAAGCTGCTCGGCAAG CTGGACGTAGGAAAATTCCCACGATTTTATACACCGATGGTTCACAATTTGCGCGGAGGTTCAAATACATAGCCTGGCGAGCTGCTGTGGAAATGGCAGAAAATGCGGCCCAGCTCATTTTGCAG ATTAAAGAACTTGAATGGAATATCAAGTGGACTGAGATACTGAGCACTCTCCCTTCTAGCCTCATGACCAAAGAAACACAGAAAATAGCTAGGCTTTTTAAGAAAGTTATAATTCGCAGGAAACGCATTGAAGGAACAAATGTTGAATATCTGCTTGATTTTGGAAAGAGGGAGAACATTCCTCCTGTTATTTCTAAACATGGAACAAAACTTGAGGAACCCTCCAGCGAGAGGAACAGGTACTGGTTAAGTGAAGGCCATGTCCCTCTGAATCTGTTGAAGGCTTATGAGGCTAAAACATTTGCTCGTTTACTGAAAAAGAAAGAAACTGATGAACTACCTAAGAAGACTAAGAAAATGCGTGTCCCGAAACCCGAAATGCCAAGAAAGACAGGCTTTGATTACCTCTTTGAAAAAGCAGAAAAAAGATCCACCATGTTTTGTGGTCATTGCCACAAAGAAGTGATTGCAAG TGAAGCTGTTAACTGCCAGTATTGTGCAG CTATTTTCCATAGAAAACATTTCAAGGTCCCTAGAGGTGCTAGAAATGCTGTTTATGTTTGCAATAAGTGCTTAGATGAGATGGTCTTAAAGGTGGAGTCTCCTCAGAAAAAGGCTGCACCAAAGAAGCCATCTCCCAAAAAGAAGCAGAAGAAACAAAATAAGCAGAAGAAACAAAAGAAGCAATCACGCAAGATTGAGACCAGGAGGAATCAGATAGTTCTGAAATACAAAAAGAAAATTGGCAAAAAGGGTAAGCGTGGCCGGCCCAGGAAGAACCCACCAGATCTGTCAAAGAATGAATCATCAAAGATTCTTGAAAGTGAACCATCAAATGTTTCCAAAAATGAACCAGTGAAACGTATATCAAAACGATTGTATGATAAATACATGAAAGGTAACACAAATGTATCCGAGAATGCAGCTAGCTCTCGCAAGAGGAAGAGGACTGCTTCGCAGTATTCATACTGGTTGAATGGCCTCCGATGGACACAAAATCCACATGATGAACGGGCAATAAGTTTTAGGAAAGAAAGAGTAGTTTTTCCATCAGAAGATGCTGAAATTTCTGAAGTCAGCCCAGTATGCTGCTTGTGTGAGAAATGCTATTGTGAAGATGATATTTATATTGCCTGCGAAAAATGTGAAG ACTGGTTTCATGGGGATATATTTTCTGTTACTATTGAGAACGTGAACAATCTCATTGGTTTCAAGTGCCATAGATGCCGCCTGAGAAGTCTACCTGTCTGCCCATATGCAGAGACTGTAACAATTCTCAAAGGTCAGTCAGATAAGGATCATGGCATCAAGTTTGTAGATCACAGTGTTGACAAGTTCGTGGAGGATGAGGATCCCAATTGTCCAAAAGATCTTGGTGCTCTGGGTATTCTGCAAGAGCTTCATGATCATGACATCGAGCGAAGGCTCAATGGTCATATTACTGAGATAGAATTCAGTTACAATAACTGTCTAGAGGAGTTGAATGATCATGGCAGTTTGAAAGAGTTTGATGCTCATAGCACTGAGAAAGATCCGGAGGATGATAAAAGTTTGAAAAAGGTAGACACCAATAATGAGTTGAAGGAGCTTGATGATCCTGGTTCCGAGAAAGAACCTGGTGATCATTATTGTCCAAAAGATCTCAACAGTCACATCAATCTGAAAGACCTTGACAACAGTAGGACTGACAAAGAGATTAAGAATGATAATTGTCTGAATGAACTAGATGGAGACAACAATTGGAAACAGTTTGATGCTCATAGCACTGAGAAAGATCCGGATGATGATAAAAGTTTGAAAAAGGTAGACACCCATAATGAGTTGAAGGAGCTTGACGATCCTGGCTGTGAGAAAGAACCTGGTGACCATTTTTGTCCAAAAGATCTCAACAGTGACACCAATCTGAAAGATCTTGACAACTGCAGGACTGACAAAGAGATTAAGAATAATAATTGTCTGAATGAACTAGATGGAAACAACAATTGGAAAGCACTCGACAGCCATAACAGTCAAGAGGAGCTTGGCACTACAAATAGCAAGTTTTCTCCTAAAGAAATACAATGTCCTATGGAACTCGATGGTTTTAGTAGCCTGAAGGTTGTTGATCATAACGTTTTGGAAGAGCTTGATAATCATAACTGTCTAAAAGAGAGTGTTAATAAAAATAGTTCTAAAGAGCTAGACAATAATGAAAGTCCAAAAGATTCAGGTGACTTTCTAGCAGAACACTTCAACAACATTAGGATATCTGGCAAAGAGGCACTGGTCATTACACCTGAAACTGATTCAGTAAATGAATCTCTTGGTTTGCAATCCAAGGATGATTCTGGGAAGACTGTTCCTACTGGGCATGAGATTGACCTTCAGGTGGTGGTGACTTTATAA